Proteins from a genomic interval of Toxoplasma gondii ME49 chromosome Ia, whole genome shotgun sequence:
- a CDS encoding hypothetical protein (encoded by transcript TGME49_295620) has product MDVPSFSGDDSCQEGVEKTSLPSLHRYSTQPLGDSRSTAPSSSSSRGHSADDCRVNAAKTAKSSDAEIVFRSIPGSGPLNTFVTQSPKNTPSGNSVSPQRTEGGVADLKTRGDRAVLVNKTDKGAAAQTGDVYAGDASSPFLSSSPSTGDLTVAAVSDEGTVSPPNGTESRTPGVENGSSAEGSGEGELKWDRAYCKHFLFGRCARRRCRFLHGDAEVVQQQRRLLEMDTAATAAAAGANGTTQSEDSRIATSQRQTRDRKANSNASGGAVLVRNDDRRDEANKQGNRFFSSHNGNTSQPHRRGSLGTYTPVGISAPCRHVHYQQPNRNMNHMSNQEAENRCKPIPGNVHRGPPGAPGQAPYGVPFFYGNSSNGSSNPVRSPSPPRTYLTSPPMSGPSGSLNADGSGGSANFVSSQTFYGTGQGGAPWAPATSVPPPPASTPSPPFMPGPQTLYGTGGPLSDSVRRPLPPIGKQFPTGAEKNVHLRNELDFALALASAAAEELMRSEEKFSAAKAASAAAQQLAAQVGTSASQGRQEAHGCAGFSCLTGQAPPGGFAGAPATPPSDLRFVQAAESLAERCNIPFVSVYLPGQGYIIQFVEGVAGTIATNRASGLAERRSGNFAGCNSKSEGANPAPQHSKEFPAGPLEKGQGAAKTGAIASGTETGDPLAAKVEKAPLVKPPVSMTRSWLEVLKQAPGAGSSCKTAKNSDKGDHAPAVGAGDAKATKHASANLLGLFEPLQEMALSPPDHASEASHAAGDAPKDEVGANTGWPSLTNAHRPGAQNLEEGGETRQTKSPLDTRDSQLLPNFGGDLWTRNAPLESGGAIHLTQPMQTVFCGRPQEALGLRRGLGGEGQQADLRQGRQSSLSALSSQASSPPTHTCSPSVSFANFSQVPEDRELKCPKGLGTVGAPCFMPSLSGALFRGSDKESVGPEGCLRSSDFLRLNDRPLDDPQKREAARGDVSPSLFLNAGAPLQNTLSKLACGSAQPFQNLDHPSLSLQQQMAAALSQAHTTTGGANTFSSGSFPWLISDFAASTTECGYSGLGESASDLTGCPAAGRGGKAGETPGLVVRAGDEGTHGDLFFEEAHAHSGLDGGAVSLRCDRAKVGGLKPRSPPKKLSGWFASAFQNRVGSDPRFFLDDFAEELARGAGHEEDKLSKMDTHFTLKSLDSRRNSGPGDGRDSTGMFQGDMSLSPTAALIASIWQKAGVDDDDLESLEAQQGCGVNQEAKVLSSF; this is encoded by the exons ATGGATGTTCCCTCGTTTTCAGGCGACGACTCATGCCAAGAAGGCGTGGAGAAAACCTCGCTGCCCTCCCTCCATCGCTACTCAACTCAACCCCTGGGAGATAGCCGCAGCACCGCACCGAGCTCCAGCAGCTCTCGCGGCCACTCTGCCGACGATTGCCGGGTCAATGCTGCGAAAACCGCGAAGAGTTCCGACGCAGAAATCGTATTTCGGTCCATCCCTGGCTCCGGCCCCCTGAACACTTTCGTCACGCAAAGTCCGAAAAATACCCCCTCAGGAAACTCCGTTTCACCCCAACGCACTGAGGGCGGCGTGGCAGACCTGAAGACACGCGGTGACCGGGCCGTTCTAGTAAACAAAACTGACAAGGGCGCTGCGGCACAGACTGGTGATGTTTACGCGGGTGACGCGTCgtccccgtttctctcctcttcaccgAGCACCGGAGATTTAACTGTGGCTGCAGTTAGCGACGAAGGCACTGTCAGTCCGCCTAACGGCACCGAAAGCCGAACGCCCGGCGTGGAAAACGGCTCTTCTGCAGAGGGctctggagaaggagagctAAAGTGGGATCGCGCCTACTGCAAGCACTTCCTCTTTGGCCGATGCGCTCGCCGCCGTTGCCGGTTTCTTCACGGAGATGCCGAAGTTGTTCAACAACAAAGGCGCCTTCTCGAAATGGACACGGCTGCAACGGCAGCCGCAGCTGGCGCAAACGGAACTACGCAGTCGGAAGATTCGAGAATCGCGACCAGTCAGCGACAAACACGCGACAGAAAGGCTAATTCGAATGCTTCTGGTGGTGCGGTGCTCGTTCGGAACGACGATCGCCGGGATGAAGCGA ACAAACAGGGCAAtcgattcttctcttcacacAACGGAAATACAAGCCAGCCTCACCGCCGTGGGTCTCTTGGCACCTACACTCCCGTCGGTATATCGGCACCGTGCCGCCACGTCCACTACCAGCAGCCTAA CCGCAACATGAATCATATGAGCAACCAGGAGGCGGAGAACCGATGCAAACCG atTCCCGGGAATGTCCATCGCGGACCACCAGGCGCGCCAGGTCAAGCACCTTACGGAGTCCCGTTCTTCTACGGCAACAGCTCGAATGGCAGCAGCAACCCAGTTCGATCTCCGTCGCCCCCCAGGACGTATCTCACCTCTCCTCCGATGAGCGGACCCTCGGGGTCTCTTAACGCCGATGGCTCTGGAGGAAGCGCGAATTTCGTGTCTTCTCAGACGTTCTACGGGACTGGTCAAGGGGGTGCACCATGGGCGCCTGCGACTTCTGTGCCGCCCCCGCCGGCATCGACACCGTCGCCTCCATTCATGCCGGGGCCTCAAACGCTGTATGGCACTGGAGGGCCTTTGTCGGACTCGGTGCGCAGGCCGCTGCCCCCGATTGGCAAGCAATTCCCAACGGGAGCCGAGAAGAACGTGCACTTGAGAAACGAGTTGGACTTTGCCCTCGCCCTGgcctccgccgccgcagAGGAGCTGAtgcgaagcgaggagaagttCTCAGCAGCCAAGGCGGCTTCAGCCGCTGCCCAGCAACTCGCTGCTCAGGTGGGTACGTCGGCTTCACAGGGGCGCCAAGAGGCTCACGGTTGCGCGGGGTTCTCGTGTCTCACGGGCCAGGCGCCTCCGGGAGGCTTCGCTGGGGCCCCTGCAACTCCGCCTTCAGATCTCCGGTTCGTCCAGGCTGCCGAGTCGCTCGCGGAGCGGTGCAACATCCCGTTCGTCAGCGTCTATCTGCCCGGGCAGGGCTACATCATCCAGTTCGTTGAAGGTGTCGCTGGGACAATCGCGACGAACAGAGCGTCGGGCTTGGCCGAGCGCCGTAGCGGCAACTTTGCAGGATGTAACTCGAAATCCGAGGGCGCGAATCCGGCGCCGCAGCACTCGAAGGAGTTTCCCGCTGGTCCTCTTGAGAAGGGCCAGGGGGCCGCAAAGACAGGCGCGATTGCCTCTGGGACTGAGACCGGCGACCCATTAGCGGCGAAGGTAGAAAAGGCGCCACTCGTCAAGCCTCCGGTGTCGATGACACGGTCTTGGCTCGAAGTTCTGAAGCAGGCTCCGGGGGCCGGGAGCAGCTGCAAAACGGCGAAAAACAGCGACAAAGGAGACCACGCGCCCGCTGTCGGAgcgggagacgcgaaggccACCAAGCATGCCTCTGCCAATCTTCTGGGGCTTTTTGAGCCCCTCCAGGAGATGGCGCTTTCTCCCCCCGACCACGCCAGCGAAGCGTCTCACGCCGCTGGCGACGCGCCTAAAGACGAGGTCGGCGCAAACACCGGGTGGCCAAGCCTGACGAATGCGCACAGACCGGGCGCGCAGAATctcgaggaaggaggcgaaacgcGGCAAACGAAGTCTCCGCTAGACACTCGGGACTCCCAGCTCCTGCCAAACTTTGGAGGCGATTTGTGGACGCGAAACGCCCCTTTGGAGAGCGGCGGCGCCATCCACCTGACCCAGCCAATGCAGACAGTTTTTTGCGGAAGGCCTCAGGAAGCGCTAGGCCTGCGCCGCGGCCTCGGCGGTGAAGGTCAGCAGGCGGACCTTCGTCAGGGACGCCAgtcctcgctgtctgcgcTTTCGTCTCAGGCATCTTCTCCTCCGACCCACACATGCAGcccttctgtgtctttcgcGAATTTCAGCCAGGTGCCAGAAGACCGCGAACTCAAGTGCCCCAAGGGGTTGGGAACTGTGGGGGCTCCGTGTTTCATGCCGTCGTTGTCAGGGGCGCTGTTTCGTGGCTCAGACAAAGAGAGTGTTGGGCCTGAGGGTTGCCTTCGATCATCGGACTTTCTGCGTCTAAATGACAGGCCTCTCGATGACCCGCAGAAGCGTGAAGCCGCTAGGGGCGACGTTTCCCCCTCCCTGTTCCTGAACGCTGGCGCCCCTCTTCAAAACACTCTGTCGAAGCTCGCTTGTGGCTCTGCACAACCTTTTCAGAACCTGGACCACccgtcgctgtcgcttcAGCAGCAGATGGCCGCGGCCCTTTCGCAGGCCCACACGACAACTGGCGGGGCGAATACGTTCTCTTCCGGCTCGTTTCCGTGGCTGATCTCGGACTTTGCGGCCTCCACCACTGAGTGCGGGTATTCAGGACTCGGCGAGAGCGCGTCGGATCTCACGGGGTGTCCAGCTGCCGGGCGAGGTGGGAAAGCCGGCGAGACCCCGGGCCTCGTTGTTAGGGCGGGGGACGAAGGCACCCACGGCGATCTTTTTTTCgaagaggcgcatgcacactcGGGCCTCGACGGCGGCGCAGTTTCGCTGAGGTGCGACAGAGCCAAAGTCGGGGGTCTGAAGCCGCGTTCGCCGCCGAAGAAGCTCTCGGGGTGGTTTGCGTCTGCATTTCAGAACCGCGTAGGTTCGGACCCGCGATTTTTCTTGGATGATTTCGCCGAGGAACTGGCCAGAGGCGCAGGCCACGAGGAAGACAAACTGAGCAAGATGGACACACATTTCACGCTGAAGAGTCTCGATTCGAGACGCAACAGCGGTCCTGGCGACGGCCGCGACTCCACGGGCATG